The following DNA comes from Exiguobacterium sp. FSL W8-0210.
AGTCAGTGATCAGATGCGACACGAAGAAGATGCCGCCGAAGTACTTGCGCGCCTCGCGCATACAGCGTTGCAGATACAGGATGGCCGGTTGCGCGATGTCGCGCGTGTTGATCAAGTGGTGCGCCTCGTCGATGACGATGAGGTACTTGCATGCCTCCTCGGTCCGGAGCACACCCTGGTTATAGGCTTTCAGTTGACTCGAGCCGTTAGAAATCATCCCGTCCCACAGCATGTTCATGAGTGAGAAGACCTGCGCCTGGAACACCTCGTCCCGCAGGCTCGTCAGGTTCCGGAGCGGGAACGACACGATGAGCTCCTCGTCGAACCGGTCGATCGAGGAATGGCCGTCGAAGATGTTGCCGTAGTTATGGACGAGGTTCGTGACCGCGAGCTCGATGTTCTCGAGACGTCGGACGCGGTTCGGACTGATCGCCTCCTTGATCGAGGTGCGTGTGTCGTCTGTGTAGAGCTCACGACGCACGAGTTTCAAGAAGTCAGAGAACGTCGGGTACCGGTTCGCCGGGTGCGTCGTGATGGGCAGTTCGCCCTGTTCGTCCCAGAGCCCGTGGCGGACATATAAATCGCGAAGCAAAATCTCGAACTCGTTCGTCTCTTCCTGCGTCGCCGCCGGGTTGATGTAGTGATAGAACACGGCCATCTTTGAGAGGTGCTGCATGAACGAGAGCGCCTCGTTGGCACTGCCGTCGTTGTTCGTCACCGTCTTATAGACATGGAGCGGGTTGATGAGACCGGCCGAACCGTCGAGCGCGATCTCTTTTCCGCCGAGCTGGCGCACGAGGTCGGAGAACTCGCCCGTGACGTCGAGGATGCGGATTTTGTTCCCTTTGATTGCCTGGTCGAGCACCGTTTTCTTGAGGAGCGTCGACTTCCCGGATCCCATCTTGCCGATCATGAGCGCGTTATAGAACTTGCGCTGTTTGTCCTTGTGGAACAGGTCAAAGATGACGCTGCCATTCGTGTCAGTCGTCCCGTAATATGTGCCGGTCGCGTCCTGGAGCGACGTGAAGTGGAACGGGTAACCGCCGGCGATGGAGAGGGACGGGATCTCTTTCCCACGGCGCCGGTTCGGTAGTCTCTGTTGCTGGTCATAGCTTGTGAACAGGCTCTGCCACTCCCATTCCTGTTCGTTCAGGAAGATCGTCGAGCGGAAGTTCCGCGCCTCGAGTTCTTCCATCACTTCCTGCACCTTCACCTCGAGCGCGTCGAGCGTCTTCGCCTTCACATAGAGGCGCAGATGCAGATATTTCATCGTCTCGCCCTGGGTGATCTGTTCGTAGAGCTCGTTCAGTTCCTTGTACGTCTCCCGGGCGTCGATGCGGTCGATGTTGTCCTTTGCGTTCTCAAAGCGTGTGTTCTGTTCGGCCATCGACTTGTTGATGGTCTGGATGATCTCACGCTTGTCGGCCGTCCCGATGTCGAGCGTCGTCAAAACGCCCGGCATGTTTAAGATCGGTTCGAGCCAGTAGTCATAGACAAGTGACTGATATTTATAGACGTGGAGGCACGACAGATAACCGTCACCGAGCCGGACGAAGTTGGCGTCGAACTTGATGCCGCCCTGCGGCTGGATCTTGGCGATGACGTCGGGGTTATAGCCTTTCTCGATCTTGACGGTCTCCGGGTCCTGTTGTCTGGCCATTTTCTCACGTAGGCGCTGCCACATGCGCGTCACTCCTTTCTTCAGGTGTCGAGTTGCGGTTTCGTGTTCGGATTGTTCAGTTGGTAGAGCACATGGACCTTCTGGTCGAGCGTCAGCTCGCGCATCGGGTTCGAGCGACGGAGCAGTTTATAGAGGTGCGTCTTCCGCTCGCGTAGCGTCCGCTCGTCGTCGGCATAAAAAAAGAGGAGATAATCGCGATTCGTGCGATGCTCCTCGAGGTATTCGAGCTCCTGCTTCTTCTTTAATAAGAAGGGCAGGTAGGCCGGTGTCTGATTTTGTCGAATCTGTCGTTCGATGCTGATCTTCTGCCGCTCGAGACTGAGTGGCGTGTTCAGCGGCACGACCTTGAGCGGGTGCGTGTACGCCTGCAGGAGATAGGCGAGCGAGAACACGTCATGGTCTTTTTCCTCCTCATTCAAGGAGTAGATGTCCTTCGAGGTGAGCTGGACCATGTCGAGATAGGTCCCGTCGCGCATCTCGAACGCCTCGGTCCCGGTGATGTCGACGACCGGCATCAGTTCGGCGACCGTCGGTTTGATGACGACCTTGTCTTTGACCTTCCGTTTTTCGACCACGTCCTGTTCGTCGAGCCAGGTGCCCGTGCGTCTCGGTTCTTGTAGCGACTCCTCGATAAAAGCCATCTCAATCACGTCCTTTCGTGTGCGCGTCGAGTGCGAGATAGGTGTCTTTCCGTTTGATGAGCGCGTAATAGAGCGCATGGACCATCCGCTTCTGCGGGTTCGTCGCCGGCCGGAGCACCATGAACAGCCCGAAGACGACGAGAAATACCGTGAACGGAATGTGCAGCACCGACGGGATGAACGGGAGCGTCACGAGGCGGAGCACGATGAGCCCGACGAGGAATAGGAAATCATGCAGATAGAGCATCTTGTTGATCTTGAGCTCGGTCGTGACCTCGTTCGGGATCCGGTATTTGCGCATGGGTCATCACTCCTTCTTCTTGGTGTAGTCAGGTTTAGGCGGCGAGGTCGGATAGATCCGTCGCGACTCTTCCTGGTGCTGGCTATGACGGTGAGTCTGACTCTCACGCACCTGTTCGATGACCTCGGTCTCTATGTCGAGCGCGGTATCCTGATGGATGGTCCGGCGGGCGCGTCCTTGGCGTTTCTCCGTTGATACATCACTCGAATCCATCGTAGATGAAGAAGACGAGGATGAGCCGCTTGAAGGTGGTACCTCATGAGGTGTCGGTGTCGTCACGTCATTTCTGTCTACTGATTCATCGTGACGATGGCCTGGTCCGGATGCGTTATCGATAGAACGAGTGACCGGTTCGATAGGCGACGAACTAGGGCTTGGAGAATGACCAGAACTTGAATGATCGTGAATCGACTCCGGTCTTGGTGTCTCCGATGACGTTGTTTTATGGTCGAGTCCACGTTCGACATTCGAATTAGGATTCGTCGCATGGATCGATTCGGGAGACGGGCGGCCCGACGCTTCGTTCACGTGTGGAGACCCATGCACTTCAAGCTCAGATTCTTGACCGTTGTTTGGTTGCGCATCGTTCTTCGGATTTGTCGGTTTCTCTTGGTCAGTCTGATTACGACTTGCAGTTTGGTTCTCCTGAGCGACACCATCTGGATCGGTTTGTCTCTCGGTGTCCATCCGCTGTGAAGCTTGGTCCGCTGCACTAAGTGTTGAACCGTTATGCGGCATGGCATTTGAATCCACCCGTGTCGTCGCGGCCTCATGGAGTGAGGGCATCTTTGGTGCGCCCTGTGCGGCACGCGCGACCTTTGAGACCGCGTGGGCACCGACCGAGGTCACACCTTTCCCGGCGGCATAGGCGCCGAGGGCGACACCCCATCCCCGTTTGAGTCCGGCATCGATCCCGAACAGCCGCTCGACCATGTTTGGCCCGTCAATCAATGCGACCGAGAAGGCGATGAGGGCGATCAGATAGGCGAAACCGTCCAACGTCTCCGCCAGATAGGCGGTCCCGATCGTGTACAGTTTAATCGAAACGAAGATCAGGATAATCACGAGGAACGTGTTCAAAATGCTTTGGATGACCTTCTTCGTCTTTTGACCACTGTGAAGATCGGCCGGTGCGACGAGAATCGCCAGGACATAGTTGAAGGCAAGCTCGAACGACAGACGCGCCAGTTTGTAGGCGATCGAGAACAACGTGAAGCCCATGATCCCGAGTGTCACGAAGATGGTCAACCAGTTCGGCTGATAGCGGTAGTAATACTGGTTGTTCCACTCGACACCACTTTGGTCGAGTTTTGAGCTTCCCATCGTTTCACCATTCCAGGTTAGTTTGGACTGAGAGATTTGTTCGCCAGTACTTCCCAAGCGAAACTCATTACTATCGAATACCTCGTTGATATCAATATTTCGTAAATGACTTTGAGGCAGAGAGTTCAAAGCCGCACTTTCCAAACCAGAAAAATCGTTTCGGTCATATTCAATCAAATCATGAATGTTTTCTCGTAAAATCTGATTTGATATCGATTCACTGGAAGAGTTTTCGTCAGAGTTTTGAGCTGTGAAATCAATCGCGGTATCACTGAACTCACTTACTTGCGTCATCGTTGGAGATAATAGTCCGAGAATGAGCAACGTGATAAACAGATTGATTAAAAATCCTTCTCGATCAAATTTCTTTTGAAAAATGATGAGATAACCCGTGAATAGGAAGCTAGCAGCTAAAAGAACGTACAAAAAAGGTTGAATCGTAGAAACGAATTCAACCACTTGAGAGTTATTAAAAAATGTTTTCGTTAGTAGTATGCTGTCAGTCACTTTTTCAAGTCCATCAATCAATACTGCTAAGCCACGTATTAAAATCCAACCCATTGAGCGGAGGGCATCCAGTACCAGTGTACTGAGACTAAGGATATCAGTGAACTCTTGTAGCTTATTTACAACTTCGTTTTCACCCATAGAATCCCTCCATTCAGAGGCTATTTAATGAAGTTAGTGACTTGATCCTTTAATTCATCTTCTGTAAGGGCAGATACATTTAATTCACGGCTGATTTCACCATCAGTTATCTCGTACAATCTGCCACCTTTAAGTTCAGGATGTTCTTGGGTAGAACGTTCTTCAAGATCTTCCCCATTAGGCTGAAACGGATTGAATAAGAGAACGTCTTTCTTTTTTTCCGTGGCGACTTCTCGCACAGTATCAACGTAAGCCCCTTCATTACCTTGACTATCGCTGTCTACAAGAACGTAAGCACTTTCTTGGCCAGTTTTAATATCTGCAATTTCTTCAACAGAAGTCGTAGAAAGATAATTCGAACTCTCGGCACCGCACGATGCTAAAAGTAACGAACTCCCGAGTAGGGCACCAATCAAGATTTTCCTCATAACGTTTACCCCTCCGTCAGACGATTTTCCCCTTTAGTAGATCCGCGATTTTCAGGTTGACGCGGAAGTCGAACTTATCTATTAGTGTAACAGTTTTTAGGGTGTCTGAGGTGTCGTCTTGATAGACGGTCAGAAAGCCATCAGTCGTCTGGATATTGAGCACGTCGCCCCGTTCGAGGCGGACGCGCTGCGTCTCGATGATCCTCGCGACGACACGCAATTCGTTCTGGATTCGCTTCTCTCTCGCACTCACGGCCATGGGTTCGGCCTCCTCTCTACGGTGTACCTTGCTTCAGTTTCTCGAGTCGTTTCGCGATCATCGTGCTCAAAAAGCTCTTCTGGCTGTCGGTGACGTTGTAAATACCTAGGTTCAGGTTCGTCTCGAACTCAGGGAGGGAAAGGCCTCCGATGTCATGCCCTTCGAACATCGAGCGGAGGATGCTGTCCTGCAGCACGTCACGTACCGTCAAGGACTTGTCGTCCTGATTCGAAGGCGCGTTGGTATCCGTCTCGTCTTCTTTCTTCGCGAAACGGATACGGATTTGCTCGAAGTCGAGACCTGCGTGACGGCAGGGGATGTCGATATCATGCAGGGAACGGTCCGTGTCGAAATCGTCCGCCAGGTATTCGTAGCGGTACTTCATCGCAGTTTTGCCGCTCAGAAAGATCGGATACGACTTTATGCGTCGTTTCTTCGTGTCCTGACGCTTGATGACACGGATGATGAGCATCTCGCCCTCTTTGAGTCCCATGACCTCGGTCGCCGTCATGAGCCGACGGCCGTCCACGTTCTCCGTCTTCGATTTCTTGAGCGAGAACGTTTGACCGGACCGCGATTTCGTGACGATGGTCGCCTCACCGAGCTTCTTTGAGATCAGTTCGGCGGTCGACTCGTCCGCGGTCAACAGGTAGTGCGTGTTCCCGCAGTTTCCGTCGATTGTCTTCCAATCCTCTCCGTATAGGTTCTCGAGTTGGGAATAGGCTTGGATGACGAGATTGAAGCGCATGTTGCGCCCGAGACAGACGGTGATGATGTTGGCCATGCCTTCAATCGGCGGCATGTTGCCGAATTCATCGAGTAAGAAGACGACCTGACGCTCGCATTTGCCTTGTATAGTCTGCGAGGCGACCCGGGCGAGCGCCGTGTACACCTGTTTGATATAAAGGGATGCGATGACATTGAATGTCGGATCATAGTCCGGGACAATCAGGAACACCGCCACAGGTTGGAGTTGATGCATCACCTCACGGATTTGGATAGAACCGTCGATAGAGCAATCGAATTGTCCGGTTTCCTCGTCCTGCGCTTCCAACTGAATCGTTGAAGTACCTGACTCGGTCGAGATTTGAACGGTGTTTCCAGATTGAAGTGACGACGTATGATACACGATGAAGCTGCCATCGTCATCGGTCGTGAGCGAATGGCTTGTCCCATCGGGGAATTTGAACGTGAGTCGTGTCAAAGGTTCAGTCCGTCCACTAATCCAGCGGTTGAATCCGATGCGTCGCATGTCGAGCGAGTTCATCGACGTCAGCTTTCCGGTCCCGTTCAAGGTGAAGATGCCGAGCTTCGCGTTCGTATTGGCCAGGATACTTGCCCGTGTCTGGCCTCCGGAGAAGTGAAGCGTCGCGAATTGAAGCCGGGCCGGGTGGTTCTCCGGGAACCGCTGAAAGAATTCGTCGAGTGCCGAGATTTCCTGTCCTTGTCGCGTCACGACCGTCCGTGAGCCGAGGTCCGAGAGCATGAGGGCGACGTTGTACATGTTGATCTTCTCCGGCGTGTCCTTCGCCTCCTCACAGAGCCCGAGGATGAGCGCCGTACACAGGTCGATCGACGAGTTGGCCCAGAACGGGTCACGTGCCTTCGGGTCATGGTACAACATGAACGCGACCGAGCGCGCATACTGTTGGGCGAGCGAATAGTTCTCCTCGAGAAATGCGTCGATCGTCAGTTGCAACAGGTTGTACGACATTGATTGGAGCGGGTTCATCAGGTTCAACACCTCGACCTGATAGCCGCGTTGCTCGAGCGTCTCCTTCGAGGCGGCGAAGAGTTCGCCTTTCGGGTCGTTGATGATTAGGCTCGCTTGGTCACGCGCCCGGCTGTACAGGTCGATTGTCGAGAAGACGAACGTCTCGCCCTTCCCGGATCGGGTCGTCCCGATGACGAGGTTGTTGACGGGCGAATCATCGATGAACAGCTCGTTCTTGACCCGCCCGACGGGGACACCGCCTGATCCGTCATAGCGTTTCTTCCGGTCCGGGACGCGACGGTACTGTTGCTTCAATTCATCGAACGACGTGAAG
Coding sequences within:
- a CDS encoding VirB4 family type IV secretion system protein; translation: MWQRLREKMARQQDPETVKIEKGYNPDVIAKIQPQGGIKFDANFVRLGDGYLSCLHVYKYQSLVYDYWLEPILNMPGVLTTLDIGTADKREIIQTINKSMAEQNTRFENAKDNIDRIDARETYKELNELYEQITQGETMKYLHLRLYVKAKTLDALEVKVQEVMEELEARNFRSTIFLNEQEWEWQSLFTSYDQQQRLPNRRRGKEIPSLSIAGGYPFHFTSLQDATGTYYGTTDTNGSVIFDLFHKDKQRKFYNALMIGKMGSGKSTLLKKTVLDQAIKGNKIRILDVTGEFSDLVRQLGGKEIALDGSAGLINPLHVYKTVTNNDGSANEALSFMQHLSKMAVFYHYINPAATQEETNEFEILLRDLYVRHGLWDEQGELPITTHPANRYPTFSDFLKLVRRELYTDDTRTSIKEAISPNRVRRLENIELAVTNLVHNYGNIFDGHSSIDRFDEELIVSFPLRNLTSLRDEVFQAQVFSLMNMLWDGMISNGSSQLKAYNQGVLRTEEACKYLIVIDEAHHLINTRDIAQPAILYLQRCMREARKYFGGIFFVSHLITDFVPAGSKSENAENVKSLFQLTQYKIIGEQDAESIPIIQTVFDGQLSNSEMRIIPSLETGRVVLSISGVQNLIFDVDVAPEELVLFGGGA
- a CDS encoding DUF5592 family protein translates to MRKYRIPNEVTTELKINKMLYLHDFLFLVGLIVLRLVTLPFIPSVLHIPFTVFLVVFGLFMVLRPATNPQKRMVHALYYALIKRKDTYLALDAHTKGRD
- a CDS encoding pLS20_p028 family conjugation system transmembrane protein, coding for MGENEVVNKLQEFTDILSLSTLVLDALRSMGWILIRGLAVLIDGLEKVTDSILLTKTFFNNSQVVEFVSTIQPFLYVLLAASFLFTGYLIIFQKKFDREGFLINLFITLLILGLLSPTMTQVSEFSDTAIDFTAQNSDENSSSESISNQILRENIHDLIEYDRNDFSGLESAALNSLPQSHLRNIDINEVFDSNEFRLGSTGEQISQSKLTWNGETMGSSKLDQSGVEWNNQYYYRYQPNWLTIFVTLGIMGFTLFSIAYKLARLSFELAFNYVLAILVAPADLHSGQKTKKVIQSILNTFLVIILIFVSIKLYTIGTAYLAETLDGFAYLIALIAFSVALIDGPNMVERLFGIDAGLKRGWGVALGAYAAGKGVTSVGAHAVSKVARAAQGAPKMPSLHEAATTRVDSNAMPHNGSTLSAADQASQRMDTERQTDPDGVAQENQTASRNQTDQEKPTNPKNDAQPNNGQESELEVHGSPHVNEASGRPSPESIHATNPNSNVERGLDHKTTSSETPRPESIHDHSSSGHSPSPSSSPIEPVTRSIDNASGPGHRHDESVDRNDVTTPTPHEVPPSSGSSSSSSSTMDSSDVSTEKRQGRARRTIHQDTALDIETEVIEQVRESQTHRHSQHQEESRRIYPTSPPKPDYTKKKE
- a CDS encoding VirD4-like conjugal transfer protein, CD1115 family, with the translated sequence MTPILKEGLLAGAAIPTLSPSLFVEVSLPSSTVLVGLMAFSLFIGLVVFGKIWLNFRDLRNNQKGSARFTSFDELKQQYRRVPDRKKRYDGSGGVPVGRVKNELFIDDSPVNNLVIGTTRSGKGETFVFSTIDLYSRARDQASLIINDPKGELFAASKETLEQRGYQVEVLNLMNPLQSMSYNLLQLTIDAFLEENYSLAQQYARSVAFMLYHDPKARDPFWANSSIDLCTALILGLCEEAKDTPEKINMYNVALMLSDLGSRTVVTRQGQEISALDEFFQRFPENHPARLQFATLHFSGGQTRASILANTNAKLGIFTLNGTGKLTSMNSLDMRRIGFNRWISGRTEPLTRLTFKFPDGTSHSLTTDDDGSFIVYHTSSLQSGNTVQISTESGTSTIQLEAQDEETGQFDCSIDGSIQIREVMHQLQPVAVFLIVPDYDPTFNVIASLYIKQVYTALARVASQTIQGKCERQVVFLLDEFGNMPPIEGMANIITVCLGRNMRFNLVIQAYSQLENLYGEDWKTIDGNCGNTHYLLTADESTAELISKKLGEATIVTKSRSGQTFSLKKSKTENVDGRRLMTATEVMGLKEGEMLIIRVIKRQDTKKRRIKSYPIFLSGKTAMKYRYEYLADDFDTDRSLHDIDIPCRHAGLDFEQIRIRFAKKEDETDTNAPSNQDDKSLTVRDVLQDSILRSMFEGHDIGGLSLPEFETNLNLGIYNVTDSQKSFLSTMIAKRLEKLKQGTP